A window of Parafrankia discariae genomic DNA:
CGCCGCGGCAGTTCTCGAGCGGCTCACGAGATCCTCCCTACACCGGGCGTACGCGCCTGACCATGGCGCGCCTGACCGGGTTCCGGAACATTCTTGTCTCGACCACCAACCCATGAACACGCCTGTGACATCCGACACTTCTATGTTCTTTCCATACTCAGGGCTGGTAGTCGAGCTTTCTTCTCGGCGCCGGTTTTCTCCCTTTCGAACATGTGGGGATGCCAGACCTGGAGTCGGCGTCGAGGCGGGCTTTCAGCCGCAATACCGTTGACTCGCGGGTCCGGCCGGGGCCCGACCGCCCGGATGATCCGCACGGTTTCGGCCGGGCGGCGGATGGGTCACGGAGGCCGTGGTCGTCGGGGGTTCCACGGGACGCCGGCCTGACCCGGCCGGGCCCGGCCGGGTCAGGCCGGGGCGTCGGCGTCCCGCATCGGGGTGGCGAACTCCTCGGGGCCCTGCCGCGTCGCCGCCGGATCCATCCACATGACCTGCCAGCCGTGGCCGTCGAGGTCGAAGAAGCTGCGCGAGCACATGAAGCCGTAGTCCTCCAGGCCGTCCGCCTCGACGCCGCCCGCGGCCAGCGCGGCCTGCGCGACCGCGTCGACCTCCTCGCGGGACGACACGCCGAAGCAGTAGAGCGCCAGCGTGTGCGTGGCGGGATCGGCCATCGGCAGCTTCGAGAGCTCCGCGAACTTCCTGTGGCTGAGCAGCATGACGCTGGCCTGCTCACCGACCAGCATGCAGGCGGCGGTCTCGTCGGTG
This region includes:
- a CDS encoding VOC family protein, whose protein sequence is MLFVSLPVADLERSKAFFAKLGFSFNPNFTDETAACMLVGEQASVMLLSHRKFAELSKLPMADPATHTLALYCFGVSSREEVDAVAQAALAAGGVEADGLEDYGFMCSRSFFDLDGHGWQVMWMDPAATRQGPEEFATPMRDADAPA